One genomic segment of Terriglobia bacterium includes these proteins:
- a CDS encoding SCO family protein — translation MLRRNSIIGTVVVIAMAMWGAVLPAAALDNSRWGANYFPNVELITQDGNTVHFYNDLIRGKMVVIDLIYTHCVDACPLETARLAQVQRMLGDRVGKDIFFYSITIDPKRDTPQVLKEYAEKYHAGPGWLFLTGKTADIELISKKLGLYSNPNSSRDGHTPAVLLGNEATGQWMRNSATDNPRFLAIMIGDWLNSWKNAKPQTAETNYAQATPLVIQDQGQYIFSTHCAACHSIGQGDKIGPDLLGVATLRERGWLMRFIQTPDKMLAENDPIAVELFARYKQVNMPNLRLGESESAVLIKFIAARTAEIQQERPASGKPSTNKTEPAVSNQ, via the coding sequence ATGCTTCGCAGGAATTCGATCATAGGCACTGTTGTGGTCATCGCCATGGCGATGTGGGGCGCCGTTCTGCCCGCCGCAGCGCTCGACAACTCCCGCTGGGGAGCAAACTATTTTCCCAACGTAGAACTCATTACCCAGGACGGCAACACCGTCCACTTTTATAACGACTTGATCCGCGGCAAGATGGTGGTGATTGATCTGATCTATACCCACTGCGTGGACGCCTGCCCGCTGGAGACCGCCCGTCTGGCGCAGGTGCAGCGTATGCTGGGCGACCGCGTCGGCAAAGACATTTTCTTTTATTCCATCACCATCGACCCCAAGCGCGATACACCCCAAGTGCTGAAGGAATACGCGGAGAAGTACCACGCCGGCCCCGGCTGGCTCTTTCTCACTGGCAAAACGGCCGACATCGAACTCATCAGCAAGAAGCTAGGGCTCTACTCCAATCCCAACAGCAGCCGCGACGGCCACACGCCCGCCGTCCTTCTGGGAAATGAGGCGACCGGCCAGTGGATGCGGAACTCGGCCACCGACAACCCGCGGTTTTTGGCCATCATGATCGGTGACTGGCTGAACAGCTGGAAGAATGCCAAGCCGCAAACCGCGGAAACAAATTATGCGCAGGCCACGCCGCTGGTGATCCAGGACCAGGGGCAGTACATTTTCTCCACGCACTGCGCGGCCTGCCACAGCATCGGCCAAGGCGACAAGATTGGCCCGGACCTGCTGGGCGTGGCCACTCTCCGCGAGCGCGGCTGGCTCATGCGCTTCATCCAGACTCCCGACAAAATGCTGGCGGAGAACGACCCCATCGCGGTGGAGTTGTTTGCCAGGTATAAGCAGGTGAACATGCCCAACTTGCGCCTGGGCGAATCCGAATCGGCGGTCTTGATCAAGTTCATTGCTGCGCGAACCGCGGAAATCCAGCAAGAACGACCAGCCAGTGGGAAACCGTCAACGAATAAAACCGAACCCGCTGTGAGCAACCAGTAA
- a CDS encoding sigma-70 family RNA polymerase sigma factor produces MDHLELKMAGQLMDVSACGFRIRHGPPALAPGHPVMLLYRDQAIKVHPVWSREISGGIETGFQREEVLLVRNLQAGDGESLLQLVSPYMRSLRNTVRSILRNQADAEEVLQESLLKVLSHAEQFHPGQSFKAWLLQIATNEALKCVRKNRKYLHSVPPGPQHEGPEDFIEQFAHPGESPAQALERKEFHQTLETALDALDEMYRQVFVLRELHHLRMPDVAARLGIKLDTAHTRLHRARRLMRKQLLRLDTLPPWRGPKGGAES; encoded by the coding sequence GTGGACCATCTTGAACTTAAGATGGCGGGGCAGTTGATGGACGTCAGCGCCTGCGGATTTCGCATACGGCACGGGCCGCCTGCGCTTGCGCCGGGGCATCCCGTAATGCTTCTCTATCGCGATCAGGCCATCAAGGTCCATCCTGTGTGGTCGCGGGAAATTTCCGGTGGAATAGAGACTGGGTTCCAGCGCGAAGAAGTATTGCTGGTCCGCAACCTGCAAGCCGGAGACGGCGAATCTCTGCTGCAGCTGGTTTCTCCTTATATGCGGAGTTTGCGCAATACGGTCCGTTCCATCCTGCGCAACCAAGCGGACGCGGAAGAGGTGCTGCAGGAATCACTGTTGAAAGTGCTGTCCCACGCGGAACAGTTTCATCCCGGGCAGAGCTTCAAGGCGTGGCTGTTGCAGATCGCCACCAATGAGGCCCTCAAATGCGTCCGCAAAAACCGCAAGTATCTTCATTCGGTGCCGCCAGGCCCGCAGCATGAGGGCCCGGAAGATTTCATTGAACAATTTGCCCACCCTGGAGAATCTCCAGCGCAAGCGCTGGAGCGCAAGGAGTTTCACCAAACCTTGGAGACGGCGCTGGACGCGCTGGATGAGATGTACCGCCAGGTGTTCGTGCTGCGCGAGCTCCACCATCTGCGCATGCCCGACGTGGCGGCGCGGCTGGGGATCAAATTGGACACCGCGCACACGCGGCTGCATCGGGCCCGCCGGCTCATGCGGAAGCAGTTGCTGCGGCTGGATACTTTGCCGCCGTGGCGCGGACCAAAGGGCGGCGCGGAAAGCTGA